The Pseudodesulfovibrio sp. S3 genome window below encodes:
- a CDS encoding sensor histidine kinase — translation MKKNAKSCETHKLLLTTMILMPAVPLLLSVAVGFFSFSDVTKRFAISSIRQVALDHKKMIDDFLWERRNDLESFLTMIPAESLTGAAVRDEVDAMQSVGRAVFQDMGIIGPQGRHVAYAGPYELTDKDYREAQWYLETLKNGYYVSDVFLGYRGVPHFVIAVARHVNGQAWVLRATIDPGVFGKIVNVVNIGDSGEAYIVNHDGWFQTRRRSGGALLERDTCVYPAQTDGLMTFTGEDRAVDYLFASALINGGKWRLLVRQKKEEAFHSTVMAAYAVALVLLVGGAIIVSLAFVISRRLLDTLREQAEAVYKLENQLLQAARLAELGEMAAGFAHEINNPLQIMKTDLALLDLNLKDVAEEKGDSTTIPEIMEIAEQFQIQIGRCAAITREILRFGRQDAPQLQPIDLTTYLPKVWAMVENKATVHGVQLSCEVDAGVPSIEADPGQLQQVMINLMNNAIHAVVERNGSHGGRIDVAAHGDERGNAVITVKDNGSGMSQDTLAKIFLPFFTTKAPGQGTGLGLSVCHSIIDSMGGELTVDSRKGEGATFTVVIPGKSS, via the coding sequence ATGAAGAAGAACGCAAAATCTTGCGAGACTCACAAACTCCTCCTCACAACCATGATCCTCATGCCCGCAGTACCCCTCCTGCTGTCGGTGGCCGTGGGTTTTTTCTCTTTTTCTGATGTGACCAAGCGGTTCGCGATTTCTTCCATCCGGCAGGTCGCCTTGGATCACAAGAAAATGATTGATGATTTTCTTTGGGAACGGCGCAACGACCTGGAGTCGTTTTTAACCATGATTCCGGCTGAATCGTTGACGGGAGCGGCTGTCAGAGACGAAGTCGATGCCATGCAGAGCGTCGGCAGGGCCGTTTTTCAGGATATGGGAATCATTGGTCCGCAGGGGCGGCATGTGGCCTATGCCGGTCCTTACGAGTTGACCGACAAGGATTACCGGGAGGCTCAATGGTATCTGGAGACTTTGAAGAATGGGTACTACGTCAGTGATGTTTTCCTGGGCTATCGGGGTGTCCCGCACTTCGTGATCGCTGTTGCCCGACATGTGAACGGGCAGGCGTGGGTTTTGCGTGCAACCATTGATCCCGGCGTGTTCGGGAAGATCGTCAACGTGGTCAATATCGGCGATTCCGGTGAGGCGTATATAGTGAATCATGATGGGTGGTTTCAGACCCGGCGGCGCTCAGGTGGCGCATTGCTGGAGCGGGATACGTGCGTCTATCCTGCCCAGACCGACGGACTCATGACCTTTACCGGAGAAGACAGGGCCGTGGACTATCTGTTTGCTTCCGCTCTGATCAATGGCGGCAAGTGGCGGCTCCTCGTCCGTCAGAAGAAGGAGGAGGCATTTCACTCCACGGTCATGGCGGCATATGCGGTTGCGCTGGTTCTTCTCGTCGGCGGGGCGATAATCGTGTCTCTGGCTTTCGTTATAAGCCGTCGTCTGCTGGATACCCTGCGCGAACAGGCAGAGGCAGTGTACAAGCTGGAGAATCAGCTGTTGCAGGCGGCAAGGCTGGCCGAGTTGGGAGAAATGGCTGCCGGGTTCGCCCATGAGATCAACAACCCGCTCCAGATAATGAAGACCGACCTTGCATTGCTCGATTTGAATCTCAAGGATGTCGCGGAGGAAAAGGGGGACAGCACCACTATCCCTGAGATTATGGAAATAGCCGAACAGTTTCAGATTCAGATCGGGCGATGCGCCGCCATTACGCGGGAGATTCTCCGTTTCGGCAGGCAGGATGCCCCGCAATTGCAGCCCATTGACCTGACCACCTACCTGCCGAAGGTATGGGCCATGGTCGAGAACAAGGCCACGGTTCACGGTGTGCAGCTGAGTTGTGAGGTGGATGCGGGTGTTCCGTCAATTGAAGCGGACCCCGGTCAGTTGCAGCAGGTCATGATAAACCTGATGAACAATGCCATTCACGCGGTGGTGGAACGCAACGGCTCCCATGGTGGCAGGATTGATGTTGCCGCGCACGGCGATGAGCGGGGCAATGCGGTCATTACCGTGAAGGATAACGGCTCCGGCATGAGCCAGGACACCCTGGCCAAGATATTCCTGCCGTTTTTTACCACCAAGGCTCCGGGTCAGGGAACGGGCCTTGGTTTGTCGGTCTGTCACAGCATCATAGACTCCATGGGCGGAGAACTTACGGTGGACAGCCGCAAGGGTGAAGGCGCTACCTTCACCGTGGTGATACCGGGCAAGAGCAGCTAA
- a CDS encoding response regulator, with product MEHLKILLVDDEERLLSTTKKLFEKIGIQALTATSGKEALEVLETCEVHVIFLDLKMPGMDGMETLQRIKKDHPLSEVIILTGHATMETAVEGLKLGALDYLIKPVSMKDFLRKAEAAFEKVTLQKQKIHSARMADATAGQGDLSE from the coding sequence ATGGAACATTTGAAAATTCTGCTCGTGGACGATGAGGAGCGTCTGCTCAGCACCACGAAAAAACTCTTTGAGAAGATTGGTATTCAGGCGCTTACGGCCACATCGGGCAAAGAGGCTCTTGAGGTGCTCGAAACATGCGAGGTGCACGTCATTTTTCTCGATCTCAAGATGCCGGGCATGGACGGCATGGAAACGTTGCAGCGCATCAAGAAGGATCATCCTTTGAGTGAAGTCATCATTCTCACCGGGCACGCCACCATGGAGACGGCCGTGGAGGGCCTGAAACTCGGTGCCTTGGACTATCTGATCAAACCTGTGAGTATGAAGGATTTTCTCAGAAAAGCAGAAGCGGCCTTTGAAAAGGTGACGCTTCAGAAACAGAAAATACACTCTGCACGTATGGCCGATGCCACAGCCGGGCAGGGAGATTTGAGCGAGTAA